The sequence below is a genomic window from bacterium 336/3.
TGTGTTCATAAACGTACTGATGAATAAAACCACCTTTTTTTATTTTTACAGTATATTCTCCTTTCTCTGTTTCTGTAACAAGTTCTTGTGGAGGATGAATATCTCTTTCGCAATAAGGAGAGTGTTCTAATAACTGCCCCAATTCGTTTCTATAACGTTTTACAGTTTCTATGGGAGTCATAGATTCTGTAATGAGCATACGAACAGGCTGATTATCAAAAACTAATCTGTAAATAGTAGTTCTTGGAATTACTACATAATCACCTTTTTGGAAACGAAGTCTTCCAAATTGAGAGTCTAAATATCCACTTCCATCATGGATATAAAGCAATTCATCAGCTTCACCATTTTTATAATAATAATCCATTTTGCAATTTTCCAAATTGCAGATAGCAATTCTCAAATCATGGTTTGCCATTAAAATTTTACGTCCTTCTAAGAAGTCTGTTCCAGTGTTTTTAGAAATAGACGTTTTGAGATGTGTTTGTAATAAAGGCCTGTCTGTGAGCATTTTCAAAGGTACAGGGATAGACTCCCCAACTTTTTTGATACGTGTAGGGGCATAGGTATGATATAAATTCGAATAAATGCCACTAAAACCTTTAGAACTCACAAGTTCCTCAAAATATAAAGAGTTATCAGGTTGACGAAATTGAATATGCCTTTTGGCAGGGATTTTACCAAGTCTATAATAGTAAGCCATAAGATTGCAAGTTTAATGAGATGTATCTTTGGCTTTCAATTTACAAAATCTTTGTGTTGTGCAAGATAAAATTACTTATTTTCTTTTGTTTGTATAGAGCCTATTCTCTAAATCATAAGGCTTTTATGACAAACTTTTGAATTTTAGTCAGAAATCAAAGTATTTCATAAAATTTGCACTAAATTTGTTTTATACTCAAAGCAAATATATTTCTAACCATGCTTTTTGATTTAACAGATATTATTTTTGAAAATAGAAATAAAATTTATGGAGCTTACAAACTCCGAAAAACATATCACAAATCACTTCTAATAGGGTTATTAACCAATATTCCTTTTATCATAGGTTTTATTGTTTGGATAAAATGGGAAAATCCTAAAAAAGTTGAAAAAGAAGACTTACAAGAACATATTGTTTTCTTGCAAGTCAATGATGTAGAGCTCTCTGATATAGAAGATATGCCTGTTTTGGTAGAACCCCAAATGCCTCAATTGCAACAAACTAAAAATTCTGACAACGATAAAAAAGAAGAAAGCCAAGAAAAACAAGATACTCAGAAAGAAATAAACATAAAAGAAGAAACTGACCCTAAAAAAGACGAAAAGAAAACTGAAGATAAAAAGCAAGAAGAAAAAAAAGGTGAAACTAACAAAGAAAATATAGCTCCAGTGCTTTACTCAAAGGATATTTGGAGCATATACATCAAAAAAAATTTAGTTTACCCTGAGCAAGCTCTCAAAGAAAAAAAGGAGTGTAAAGTATCTGTTACAGTTGTCATTCAAGAAGATGGGAGCATTAAAGTAGAAAGAGACAGACCTATTTATGGATGCGAAGACTATTTCAATGATGAAGTAAAGAGATTGATAAAAAATGCTCCTAAATTTGTACCTCCTACCAATCAAGAAGGGCAACCTCAACGAAAGATTGCCATAGCCATAGAGTTTAACTTACCAAAGTAAAATTTATGTTAATCCATGTAAGAAAAGTATAAAAATGTAAAATTATGTCCAAACTCTTGAGATAGAAGCTCCATGAACTTTACCTGTTTTTCTATCTATTCCTGCCTGAATAAATAAACCTGAAATACTATCAGCATCTGGATATTCGTAAAAATATAAACCTGTACTTTCACTCCAAAAAACATGTTCAATACTCAATAATTGATCACCTTTTATTTCAATAGCATATTCATCATCAGGCTTTAGGTATTTTTGAGCACCAACTCTATTCCAACCATATTCTGTCCATAAATACCACCATGTAATATCTTGTTTAGGGTATTCTAATGGCGAAAAAGCTTCACTTTTTTTATCTATGGGAAAGGATGGTGTTCTTATAAAGCCATTGATAAAACTTGAGTTTTTGAGATAATCCATAAGAGTATCATGAATAGAATTATTGATAAGGTCTAATTCAAAAAAATCAAATTCAGGATCACCTTCATCACTAAAGTTTCTAATTGTAAAACCATTGTTCTGAAGAGCTTTGATAAACTCTTTAAATGTTGAAATATGCTGATGAAATAAGGAAGAAAGTTCAGAAACAGGTTTCAATATTGCATCAGGGTATTTAGCAACAGCTTTTGGTGGAGGAGTAGCTTTTCCATAAATAATTAAGTCCACACCACTCATCATTTTATTATAAACTACTTTAGCTCCCAAAGCAAAGGCCATACATCGATATGTATAATAATCATCAACATCGCCAAAAAAAATGCTTTTGTCTGTTAAAAAATTGTCTAAAGGAGTTTGATTTTCTGTTAAGCTATTGAATGTATTAGCATGTTTTTTTAATGGAAGCATACAATATTGTGTTTGAGTAAAAAGTAAATATAAAAAAAAGAGCTTTAGAAAAATATCCTAAAGCTCTTTTTTAGTTTTTAAAATTTTAGAAACTATATCTCAAACCAAATTGAGCTTGCCATACAGAACGAATACTTGTAGAATTCAAGAATTTATTAAATCCAGCTTTTGCATCTTCAATTACAACACTACCATTTGCTTCCTGACGAGCAGAAACAACTTCTATATCGCTGTTGAAACGATACAAAATGTTTCCAGTTAAATTATCATAAGAAACAGCTTGGACTGGGTTGGTTCTACCAAATTGGATAAGTCCCCAGTTTTTATTCAATAAATTTCCAACATTAATAATATCCCAAGTGATTTGTACTTGATGCTTCATTTTTTTGCTTGGAGCATTGACTGTATGAGTAAAACGTACATCAAAACGATGATTCCAAGGAGCAACAGCACCATTACGTTCTGCAAACTGTCCTCTACGATTTTTTAAACTTTTTTCACTTTCAATAAAGCTATTGAATCCTTCCCATTGTTTGTCTGATGTAAGAGTATAAGAAGCTGTACGAATAAGCTCTCCATTAGTATTGGTAAATCCAAAACGGCTTACATCTACATCTCTTGAGTGGTTTTGGAATTGAATTTCAGATGCATTACGAGGAACATAAATTAATTCGTTGTTGTTGATACCATCTAAATTGATGTCTGTTACAGTACCACCAGAAGCAGTTGCTACTAAGAAAGAATAATTGTTACCCATTTGTCCATTATAGAACATGGCTAATTGAGAAGTACCATATTCATTCCAATTTTTTGTATAACCAAATGCTACAATAGCTCTATGACGAACATTGAAATCACTTTCTGCAACCAATGGTGTGTTAGGGCTGTTAGCACCTGTTCTTGTTAAGTTAAAGTTAGAAGATGAAACTGAGTTTGTCGCACTCAAAGCATCTTTAGCAATAGAATAAGTATAAGCTACATTACCAAAAAAGTTCTTAGCATTTTTACGTAATTGAGCTGTTGCACTATACTGCAAACCTGCATTCGTATTTTCAAGAACATAAACACCCGTAAAATTTGCAGGATCAATTAAACGAGGACCTTGTCCAAATGTTCCAAATATGGGTCTATTTTCGTTATTCAATACACCTTGCTGACCAGCCAAGTTAATATTTCTAAAGTACATATCATTCAATGTTCTTGTATAAATAAACTCTGCTGTACCTACTAAGCCCCAAGGCAATTTTTGGTCAACACCTAAACTTGTACGAAATACTTGGGGTAAACGTAAGTTAGGATTGGTAAGGTTTACAAGAGATGTTCCACCTTGAACGCCTGCTCCAGGAGGTAAATAATTAGGATTTGTTAAAATAGCATCTCTTTGAGCTTGTGTCAAACCTGTAAAAATAGCATTCAATTGTCCTTGATCTTGGATGTTTACTTGTCCAAAATCTACACCACTATTGCTATATTGGTTAGAAAGCCATACAAAAGGAGGGCGACCAGCAAAGATACCAGTACCACCACGAACTTGTGTTTTACCATCACCTTTTACATCCCAATTGAATCCAACTCTTGGAGACCAAAGAATCTTAGGAGAGGGGGTTTCATCATTACGAATACCAAATTGTTCTTCAAATAAAGGATTTCTGCTTACATCACCTAACATTACTGGTAAATCACCACGTACGCCTAACGTGAGGCGAAGTTTATCATTTACATTCCACTCATCCTGAATATATAAGCCAAATTGTACAGCTGCCCATTTAGCACTTTGTCTACTATCAGATGTTCTAGAATAATTCTTTAAATAACTAATAGGTATACCAGACTCTAAACTAAAATTAGGAGCAGTAGGATCTACTTGTCCAGTTACTGGATCTCTTGGTGCAAATACAGAAGCAAATCCCCACTCACCAGCAGCAGCCTGAATAAATAAGTTGTCAAAGAAATATAATTCATTTCTTGTTCCAAATAACAAGGTATGTTTTCCTTTAAACCAAGTGAAATGGTCTGTAATTTCTACCAAATTTTGACGGAGACTATTTGCTCCTCTAATTCTGTCTAAACCTGTTACAACTGTACCAATAGTTGCATTGTTTACACGCATACTTGGAAAATCTCTACCTTCATTGTCACTCAAATCATAAATATTGGTATAACCTAATCTGAATTCATTACTCATTTTGTTGTTAAAACGGCTTTGAATTTCAAAAACAGTGGTATTAGTTGTGTTTGTGATACGATAGCCAGAACTTGGAAAAGAATAAGTTGTACTACCTCTGAAAATTTCTTGAGAAAAAGCTCTAATAAAATTATGACGGAGCGTAAGAGTGTGTTTATCACTTAAGTTAAAATCCAAACGACCAAATATTTTATTATTATTTTGGATATTATCAAATGTACTGGCAGGATCTCCAGGATCATAGTTAAATTTCTGAATATGAATATTACGAATGTCATTTAATTCTGTAATAAGATTATTAAGAATAGCAGGATTACTTCTAGTAAAGAATGGCAACTCAAATAAGTTTGGTTCTGTACGTCTGCCAATTTCGCCATTTACAAAGAAAAATAATTTATTCTTCAAAATAGGACCACCTACTCTAAATCCATACTGGTTGTCTTTAAAATTTGTAACAGTAAGTGTTCCATCTCCAATACGTCTTCCTACTAAATCCTGATTTTTGAGAAATGTATAAACAGAACCTTCAATTTCGTTTGTACCACTACGAGTTACAGCATTTACACCACCACCAATAAAACCACTCTGACGAACATCATAAGGAGCAATAATTACCTGAATTTCTTTGATAGCATCTAAGCTAACAGGTTGAGAACCAGTTCTTCCGCCAGGTGTTCCTCTGTCATTCAAACCAAAAACGTCATTGTTTACAGCACCATCAATCATTACATTGTTGAAACGGTTGTTTTGTCCTGCAAAGGAAAGTCCTCCATTTGCCTGAGCTGAAAACTGAGGAGTTAATCTCACAAAATCATCTAAACCTCTTGAAATAGTAGGTAAAGAGTTGATTTCTTCGTTGGAGATGTTAGTAGAAGCTCCTGTTCTAGAGGCATCAAATATTTTATCTTTTGTTCCAACAACCTCAATACCAGAAATTTCCTGATTGTCTTCAGCCAATGAAAAATTTAGTTTAAGGGTTTGTCCCAGTTGTAAAGAAATATTGGATTGCTTATTGGTTTTATAGCCTATCGCCTCAATAGTGATGGTATATGGACCTCCAACTCTTACATTTGGTAGAAAATAAGCACCATTTTCGTCAGTTACTGAGCCATATTTAGTGCCTGTTGGTTCGTGAATAGCAATAACAGTAGCACCTGCAATAACTTGATTTTTAGTATCTTTTGCTGTACCTGTTACAGATGCAGTTGTTATCCCTTGCCCCTGAACATTCAAACTTGCAAATACTAAAATACATGCATAGGTTAGGTAAAGTAGAATTTTTCGATTCATAAGAATTTTAATAGAATAATTAGACATTTCTTTCCAAAAGTGCAAAGTTACAATATATGTACTGATTGCCAAGACTTCTTCTATTAATTTATCATTAACACTTCTCAAAAACTTTGTAAAAGACATGTAAGTTTTAAGTAAATTAAGAAAAAAATAAATAATTTTTTCTTCTTATCTTTGCGACAAAAAAAAGATACCCTGATGAAAAAATATTACTGCTTATGGTTGGTAGCTTTTATAAGCTTAACCCTTCATGCCCAGATACCCGCAGGATACTATAATACTGCGACAGGTACAGGATACACCTTGAAAACACAATTATATAATATTATTAAGAATCATACAGTGGTTTCTTATGGTACATTGTATTCTTGTTATCAAGGTACCTATAATGGTAATGCAACAGATAAAAAGCCAAATGGAAAAGTTTGGGATATGTATTCGGACATTCCAAACGGAACACCTCCTTATGAATATAATTGGAATCAAACTTGTGGCAGCTATTCAAATGAAGGTGATTGCTTTAATAGAGAACACTCCTTACCTCAGTCTTGGTTTAATTCAGCTTCACCAATGGTTTCTGATTTATTTCATGTTTATCCTACAGACGGGAAAGTCAATGGTATCAGAAGCAATTTTCCTTTTGGAACAGTAACCAATCCTACACAAACCACCCAAAATGGGAGTAAATTGGGGCCTTGTTCATTTGCTGGTTACACAAGTACTGTGTTTGAACCAAGAGATGAATACAAAGGTGACTTTGCTCGTACATATTTTTATATGGCTACTCGTTATGAAGATGTAATAGCTGGTTGGCAAACTAATGGTAATGCTGATAATGTGTTTAATGGAACATCCAATCAAGTTTTTGATACTTGGCAATTAAATTTATTATACCAATGGCATATTCAAGACCCTGTAAGTCAAAAAGAAATAGATAGAAACAATGCTATTTACACTATCCAAAATAATAGAAACCCTTACATAGACCGTCCTGAGTGGGTAGCTACTATTTGGGGTTTTGGTCCTGTTTCTCCTGCTGTAAATTTTGCAAGTGCAACAGGCTCTATACAAGAGCCTGCTTCAGGAACAAGAACTTATTCTGTAAATATTTTAGCTAATACAACAGCCAATAACCCTTTTACTGTAAATATTTCTGTGGATGGAGCAGGTTCTACAGCAGCAACACCCAGTGATTATACTTTTTCTACGACTTCTGTAACTTTTACAGGTTCAGAAACTTCTAAAACAATTCAGGTAACTGTAAATAGCGATGGAAATACAGAACCTGATGAAACATTGAAGTTAGTTTTATCATCACCTACCAATGGAATGGCTCTTGGAGGTACAACAGCTCATACCATAACAATAAAAGATGTTTCTGCTACAACTTCTACCGTTGAAACTTTTGACCCTTGTACAAATCTGAATACATGGAAAGCTTTTAGTGTAACAGGTACTCAAGTATGGGCATGTACTACAAGTGGGTTTGGTGGAACAAGTGGAGCTCAAATGAATGGATTTAGTGGCTCTGCTCAAAATAATGAAGATTGGCTCATCTCACCTGCTCAAACAGTTACAGCTACATCAAAAATATCATATCGTTCAAGAGCAGATTTCTCTGGACCTGTTTTAGAATTATTTGTTTCATCAAATTACTCAGGTTCAGGAACACCTACTGCAGCTACTTGGACGAAAATAAATACAGCCACTTTTGCAATACCTTCGGGTAATTCTGCTGGAACATGGGTTTATACACAAGACCTTGATATTTCTGCTTATACAGGTGCCAATCGTTATTTTGCATTCAAATATACTTCTACTACTGGTACAAATACAGCAGCTCGTTGGACTTTAGATGATATTGGTTTTTCAGGAAATTCTGGTTCTGTGGGCATTCCTCCAGCATTAATGGCAACTGGCAGTCTTGTGAATTTTGGTAGTATTGTTGTAGGTTTGACATCTACAAATCAAAGTTTTGTAGTTTCAGGAACCAATTTAACAGGAGATGTAGCTGTAGAGGCACCTGCTAATTTTCAGGTTTCTAAAGATGGTATAACTTTTAGTAGTACTATTATATATGTGTCAGGTACAGATTTTACATTACCAACACTTACTAATAAAACTGTATATATTCGTTTTGCTCCAAACTCGGGTGTTGATGGCTCTAAAGATGGAGATGTAGCAATTAGTTCGCCATTAGCATCTACTATATATTTG
It includes:
- a CDS encoding homogentisate 1,2-dioxygenase, translated to MAYYYRLGKIPAKRHIQFRQPDNSLYFEELVSSKGFSGIYSNLYHTYAPTRIKKVGESIPVPLKMLTDRPLLQTHLKTSISKNTGTDFLEGRKILMANHDLRIAICNLENCKMDYYYKNGEADELLYIHDGSGYLDSQFGRLRFQKGDYVVIPRTTIYRLVFDNQPVRMLITESMTPIETVKRYRNELGQLLEHSPYCERDIHPPQELVTETEKGEYTVKIKKGGFIHQYVYEHSPLDLVGWDGFLYPYTFSIYDFEPITGRIHMPPPIHQTFQCGGAVICSFVPRLFDYHPLSVPAPYNHSNIDSDEVLFYAEGEFMSRKGIDRGSFTLHPGGLPHGPHPGTVEKSIGAKETHEYAVMIDTFKPLFITEEALEYVDENYPMSWTD